One Bacillus sp. SM2101 genomic window, AAAATAAAAGTCGAAAATATAGAAACAAGTAAAGATTTATTGTTAAAAAATGCATTAGAACATGAAGTAAACCTGGTCAAGTTTGAAATCAATAGTGATACATTAGAAGATATTTTCTTGAGAATGGTGGTGGGAGCATGAATAGCTTTATTGTCCTAACTAAAAAAGAATTTGTACAGATGTTACGTGATTATAAATTAATTTGGCTTCCTCTTATTTTTATCATCCTAGGGATAACTCAACCAGTGGTCACACTTTTTTTACCATCAATCATTGAATCATTAGGAGGGGGGACAGGTATTACAATTGATCCAAGTATATATACCCAAAGCGGAGGAGAAGTACTTGCAAGCACTTTTGGCTCACAATTTGATCAACTTGGACTTATCATTCTTATCATTTCAACAATGGGTATCATACACACAGATAAAGTAAATGGTATGTTGGCATTTATTTTAACAAGACCTGTTAATATTATTTCATATATAAGTGGAAAGGTTATACCAAATTTCTTAATGGCGTCTTTTGGTGTAATAATAGGATTCTTTGTTTCTTATCTATATGTTATTTATCTATTTACACATGTTTCATTTTCACGAATGATTATTGCTATGTTATTTTATCTTGTATGGGTACTATTTATTGTCACATTTACAACGATGATTAGTACTATCTTTAACAGTCAAGGACTTATCGCGATTCTTTCCATTGTCTTTCTACTAGGGTGTAGAATGATACTCGGTTTGAACCCTATTATGGACTTTGTTAATCCTGCTATAATGAGCAAAAATGGTATGGAAGTGCTAGCTACAGGGTCAATAAGTTCTAGTGCTGCCGGTAATTTGTTTATAACACTTATATGGGTTGCACTTATACTTTTTGTAATAAATTATTGGATTTCCAACAAAAAGTATAATAAATAGATGGGCTACAGATAAAAAATTATGTATAGCCTTAGGTGCGTATGATAAAAGGTTATTTACTAATAATATAGCATTTATGCTATTCTCATTGTTTTCAGAACAATAGATACTATGAAACTCTAGTATAGTGTCGAATTTATACCTTTGTACTAATAGCAGGGGACACCTGTTTCGAATATGAAGATATTATAGCGAATGCTAAAGAAGAATTACTTGGAAAGTGGGAATTATAATTTGAGAATAATCTTGAGGAAATTACAGCACATTGTTTGTTATGGTATAAGAAATGATCGCTCAAAAAACATGACTAATCATTTCTTATACCAAATTTTTCCTAACTGATGTTATTCGTGGTTGCTCACACAAAATTTGGGTAAACAAATTTTCTTACAGTGAGTGTTTTTCATTTTAGTTTACATCATAAATGAGAATTATTATATTGCCCAATTCCCGTTACGAAACAGTGGTTCTTTTGTTCCGTCAGGTAATAAACCGTCAATATCCATATCAGCGGTACCTACCATAAAGTCTTCGTGAAGTACACTTGTATTTACGCCGTTTTTCTCTAGCTCTTCTTTATCCATTGTAGTACCAGCCTCGATACATGTTGGATATGCACTACCGATAGCTAAATGATTAGAGGCATTTTCATCAAATAATGTATTATAAAAAATAATATTAGAATTTGAAATTGGAGAGTCATGTGGAACTAATGCGACTTCTCCTAAATAATGCGACCCTTCGTCTGTTTCAATAAGACGTTTTAATGTTTCTTCACCTTTTTCAGCTTTGCAGTCAACAATCTTGCCATTCTCAAAGGTTAATGTAAAGTTTTCAATTAAATTACCACGGTAATTAAATGGTTTGGAACTCGATACATAGCCATTTACACCAGTTTTTAGTGGCATAGTAAATACTTCTTCTGTCGGGATATTCGCAATGAAATACGTACCATCTTCATTTTTGCCTCCACCCCCAAGCCAAATATGGTTCGTAGGTAGCTCTATGGTGAGGTCTGTATTAGATGCTGTATAATGTAATGCTTTATATTTCTTTTCATTTAGAAACTTTACACGAGCTTGTAAAGTTTTGTCATGCTCTTGCCATTGTTGAACTGGGTCTTCTAAATCAACACGTGTTGATTTAAAAATGGCATTCCAAAGCAAGCCTACCTGCTCATCCTCTTTTGCATCAGGAAATACTTTTGCTGCCCATTCTTTCGACGGAACAGCGATAACAGTCCAACTAACTTTATCTGATTGAATATAGTTTCTAAACTTTTCTAATGCTTTACCTTGTGCTTTTTGTGCAGCAGCGACTCTATCAGGGTTAACACCTTGTAATAAATCTGGATTTGTAGAAGTAATCGATAAGAATGCTGCTCCATCTTCAGCCATCTCTTCTCGTCCTTGAGCTTTCCAAAGTGGAAATTCTTTAAATGCATCATCTGGAGCGAGGT contains:
- a CDS encoding ABC transporter permease; this translates as MNSFIVLTKKEFVQMLRDYKLIWLPLIFIILGITQPVVTLFLPSIIESLGGGTGITIDPSIYTQSGGEVLASTFGSQFDQLGLIILIISTMGIIHTDKVNGMLAFILTRPVNIISYISGKVIPNFLMASFGVIIGFFVSYLYVIYLFTHVSFSRMIIAMLFYLVWVLFIVTFTTMISTIFNSQGLIAILSIVFLLGCRMILGLNPIMDFVNPAIMSKNGMEVLATGSISSSAAGNLFITLIWVALILFVINYWISNKKYNK
- a CDS encoding aminopeptidase is translated as MANFQRNLEKYAELAVKIGVNIQEKQSLYISASISTVEFVRLVTKKAYEAGAKNVHVEWGDDTITRMKYDLAPDDAFKEFPLWKAQGREEMAEDGAAFLSITSTNPDLLQGVNPDRVAAAQKAQGKALEKFRNYIQSDKVSWTVIAVPSKEWAAKVFPDAKEDEQVGLLWNAIFKSTRVDLEDPVQQWQEHDKTLQARVKFLNEKKYKALHYTASNTDLTIELPTNHIWLGGGGKNEDGTYFIANIPTEEVFTMPLKTGVNGYVSSSKPFNYRGNLIENFTLTFENGKIVDCKAEKGEETLKRLIETDEGSHYLGEVALVPHDSPISNSNIIFYNTLFDENASNHLAIGSAYPTCIEAGTTMDKEELEKNGVNTSVLHEDFMVGTADMDIDGLLPDGTKEPLFRNGNWAI